From the Cohaesibacter sp. ES.047 genome, one window contains:
- a CDS encoding DUF882 domain-containing protein — MRRILVAGLLGIILTGFTVGVPLLTSEAHASSRSLTLYNTHTKEKATIVYKRNGKFDADGLRKMNRFLRDWRRNESTKMDPALFDLIWQVVQKTGAKKPIHVVSGYRSPATNNMLRRRSRGVAKKSRHMRGQAMDFYLPGVSLAKIRKAGLRMQSGGVGYYPRSGSPFVHIDTGNVRHWPRMTRKQLVRVFPDGKTVHVPSDGKPLRGYKQAKVQVARHKAEMIREAKNATRFTRIAKAAPSSPTRTLPLASKSASTTAESPTLLSRLLNRTPKERPKPAFAAAQTPAAPEPQPETGSAFPVQLATLPRSPENRPAPAAFLPEQPLQVAEAADEMPTDQQGADLVAATAALDAAEDSPEPFVLAALPRVRPDLLPQSGFQLASADPASEPRTLEQLAAEQDLTNGAAEQPDDDTVTGTTITNDGVEVASNGELGATASAAPEDGRFVLASLPMARDALPGNAPSQPDETAAQQESAEEVLSRMAAQTNGPAEAKESNRFAYASADKTFLAALPTTAPRRPAQKADRTQMASLSSTIDDVSQANASTLSTLPRADTRQKQRPSAIKHRIEQGHDQLAKLTFSYGPASMSHFVHMNQSTKTATFAHLSRPIPNNLRALVSKPESMINQTFGAGSGAWAEDIHFAGPAIARMAVRRFN; from the coding sequence ATGCGACGCATCCTTGTTGCAGGTCTGCTCGGGATCATCCTGACAGGCTTTACGGTCGGAGTCCCGCTTCTGACGAGTGAAGCGCATGCCTCCTCGCGCTCCCTTACCCTTTACAACACCCACACCAAGGAAAAGGCCACCATCGTCTACAAGCGCAATGGCAAGTTTGACGCCGATGGTCTGCGCAAGATGAACCGGTTCCTCAGGGATTGGCGCCGCAACGAAAGCACCAAGATGGATCCGGCCCTGTTCGATCTCATCTGGCAGGTTGTACAGAAAACGGGTGCCAAAAAGCCCATTCACGTGGTCTCGGGTTATCGCTCACCGGCTACCAACAACATGCTGCGCCGCCGCAGCCGCGGTGTCGCCAAGAAAAGTCGCCACATGCGCGGGCAGGCCATGGACTTCTACCTGCCCGGCGTCTCCCTTGCCAAGATCCGCAAGGCCGGCCTGCGCATGCAGTCCGGCGGGGTCGGCTATTATCCGCGCTCCGGATCGCCCTTCGTACATATCGACACAGGCAACGTTCGACATTGGCCCCGCATGACACGCAAACAGCTGGTACGGGTCTTCCCCGACGGCAAGACAGTTCATGTCCCCAGCGATGGCAAACCCTTGCGCGGCTATAAGCAGGCCAAGGTACAAGTGGCCCGCCACAAGGCGGAAATGATCCGCGAAGCCAAGAATGCAACCCGCTTCACCCGGATCGCAAAGGCAGCACCAAGCAGCCCCACGCGCACCCTGCCGCTGGCCAGCAAGTCTGCAAGCACAACAGCCGAAAGCCCGACGCTTTTATCCCGACTTCTGAATCGGACACCGAAGGAACGGCCCAAGCCCGCGTTCGCGGCCGCACAGACGCCTGCCGCCCCCGAACCGCAACCCGAGACCGGATCCGCTTTCCCGGTGCAATTGGCCACCTTGCCACGCAGCCCGGAAAATCGCCCTGCACCGGCAGCCTTTTTGCCAGAGCAACCTTTGCAAGTGGCCGAAGCCGCCGACGAGATGCCCACCGATCAGCAAGGGGCTGATCTGGTTGCCGCGACAGCCGCGCTCGACGCGGCCGAAGACAGCCCTGAGCCGTTCGTGCTCGCAGCCCTGCCTCGGGTCCGGCCAGATCTCCTGCCGCAGTCAGGCTTCCAGCTTGCCAGCGCAGACCCGGCATCTGAACCCAGAACGCTGGAACAACTGGCCGCTGAACAAGATCTGACGAACGGCGCAGCCGAGCAGCCGGATGATGACACGGTTACCGGGACAACAATCACCAACGATGGGGTCGAGGTCGCCAGCAACGGTGAGCTTGGCGCAACGGCGTCCGCAGCGCCGGAAGACGGTCGTTTCGTCCTAGCGTCCCTCCCGATGGCGCGAGACGCGCTCCCCGGCAACGCACCATCCCAACCGGATGAAACAGCAGCGCAGCAGGAAAGCGCCGAAGAGGTTCTCTCCCGCATGGCGGCACAGACGAACGGCCCGGCAGAAGCGAAAGAGTCCAATCGTTTTGCTTATGCCTCGGCTGACAAGACCTTCCTGGCCGCTTTGCCGACCACCGCGCCGCGGCGTCCCGCACAGAAAGCAGACCGGACCCAAATGGCGAGCCTGTCGTCAACCATTGACGATGTGTCGCAGGCAAACGCGTCAACCCTCTCTACCTTGCCGCGCGCCGACACCAGACAGAAACAGCGCCCCAGCGCCATCAAACACCGGATCGAGCAGGGACATGACCAACTGGCCAAGCTGACCTTCTCTTATGGTCCGGCAAGCATGTCCCACTTTGTCCACATGAATCAGTCAACCAAGACTGCGACCTTTGCGCACCTGTCCCGGCCAATTCCGAACAATCTCAGAGCGCTGGTCAGCAAGCCCGAAAGCATGATCAACCAGACCTTCGGAGCGGGAAGCGGTGCGTGGGCGGAAGACATTCATTTTGCAGGACCGGCAATTGCCCGCATGGCTGTCCGGCGCTTCAACTGA
- a CDS encoding aa3-type cytochrome c oxidase subunit IV has translation MADKLNPVMDYEEHNKTYDLFMNLVKYGAGGVVLLLILMAIFLL, from the coding sequence ATGGCAGACAAACTCAATCCCGTCATGGACTATGAAGAACACAACAAGACCTATGATCTGTTTATGAATCTGGTCAAGTATGGTGCTGGTGGCGTTGTTCTGCTGCTGATCCTGATGGCCATTTTCCTGCTTTAG
- a CDS encoding AarF/ABC1/UbiB kinase family protein → MADEETADRPVNEDNTESYAEENRFGGRMKRYARVNAGMGGFVARAAGSRLMRRGGDDDVVKEAADLARVLGNLKGPLMKVAQMLATVPDLVPPEYSTELAQLQADAPPMGWAFVKRRMRTELGADWRTRFATFEHEPSAAASLGQVHKAFLEDGEKLACKLQYPDMASAVEADLKQLDMLFAVHRNIQKAIDNSEVGKELGERVREELDYIREAWHMELYHAIFRDTDYIRVPKLHADLSTPRLLSMSWLDGSKLLNYREHSQEDRNYITKCLFHAWWYPFAHHGLIHGDPHLGNYTVFEEEGRVGGINLFDYGCIRIFPPEFVQGVVNLYHGLEKGDRQQVVHAYETWGFTNLSKELVDALNVWAEFIYGPMLDDRVRSIADGISPLEYGRKQAFRVGQDLKRLGPVRVPREFVFMNRAAVGLGGVFLHLKAELNFYEMFNEQIEDFSVDRVSAARRLLPKAPNEFDPSFGATD, encoded by the coding sequence ATGGCGGATGAAGAAACTGCTGATCGCCCGGTTAATGAGGATAATACAGAATCCTACGCCGAAGAGAACCGGTTCGGCGGCCGGATGAAGCGCTATGCCCGCGTCAATGCGGGCATGGGCGGATTTGTTGCGCGCGCCGCCGGATCGCGCCTGATGAGGCGTGGGGGTGACGATGATGTCGTCAAGGAAGCGGCGGATCTCGCTCGGGTCTTGGGCAATCTCAAAGGACCACTGATGAAGGTGGCGCAGATGCTGGCAACTGTGCCGGATCTCGTGCCACCGGAATATTCAACCGAGCTGGCCCAGTTGCAGGCTGACGCGCCGCCAATGGGCTGGGCGTTCGTCAAACGGCGCATGCGTACCGAGCTCGGGGCCGACTGGCGCACGCGTTTTGCCACTTTCGAGCATGAACCGTCTGCTGCCGCCTCGCTGGGGCAGGTGCACAAGGCCTTTCTGGAAGACGGCGAAAAGCTAGCGTGCAAACTGCAATATCCTGATATGGCGTCCGCCGTGGAGGCTGATCTCAAGCAGCTTGATATGTTGTTTGCGGTTCATCGCAACATCCAGAAGGCCATCGATAACAGCGAGGTCGGCAAGGAATTGGGCGAGCGGGTGCGCGAGGAGCTCGATTATATCCGCGAAGCCTGGCATATGGAGCTTTACCACGCCATTTTCCGCGATACGGATTATATCCGGGTCCCCAAGTTGCATGCCGATCTGTCAACGCCGCGCCTTCTTTCCATGAGCTGGTTGGATGGCAGCAAGCTGCTCAACTATCGCGAACACAGTCAGGAAGACAGGAATTACATCACCAAATGCCTGTTTCATGCCTGGTGGTATCCCTTTGCGCATCATGGTCTCATCCATGGCGACCCGCACTTGGGGAACTACACGGTGTTTGAAGAAGAGGGCCGGGTCGGTGGCATAAATCTCTTTGATTATGGCTGTATCCGCATCTTCCCTCCTGAATTCGTGCAAGGGGTGGTCAACCTCTATCACGGTCTTGAGAAGGGGGATCGCCAACAGGTTGTCCATGCCTATGAGACGTGGGGCTTTACCAATCTCAGTAAGGAGCTGGTTGATGCCCTTAATGTCTGGGCCGAGTTCATCTATGGCCCGATGCTGGATGACCGGGTGCGGTCCATCGCCGATGGCATCAGTCCGCTGGAGTATGGCCGCAAGCAGGCATTTCGTGTCGGTCAGGACCTCAAGCGCTTGGGGCCTGTGAGGGTTCCTCGGGAGTTCGTCTTCATGAACCGTGCTGCGGTTGGTCTTGGCGGTGTCTTCCTGCATCTCAAGGCAGAACTGAATTTCTACGAGATGTTCAATGAGCAGATCGAGGATTTCAGTGTAGACCGCGTGTCAGCGGCCCGTCGGCTTCTGCCCAAGGCACCCAACGAGTTCGATCCGTCATTTGGCGCCACAGACTGA
- a CDS encoding murein L,D-transpeptidase, which yields MTKNLSIALIVLGLAGPACASESALSSPATPHASFAQSQTPVSLIGETTEAAMHEEIDSLASMTRILDNLHSVRTGGIDQQADQDVFDALASAIDTIPSSKDFLEKRDNAALVAFYKERNFRTAWFENGELTPSARKLAFALSRADRDGLDPADFTTPALTVSRTRGSKPADIAASDIELSRAITRYTRQAYAGRVDPRIFSKKVVTIKPHYPDSIEALKKITRAKNPRVVMRGYNPDHPGFVALRKEYNRLRLTKSDTTTPDVPEGRSMKVGMRDTRVALLRKKLDLPVPAENADLYSKALSQKVKDYQAANGLIADGIAGKATLAVLNKNPADLIPDIIANMERWRWLPRDLGKFHIMVNIPSFHVEVVNNGKKIHETRVVVGKSRHKTPIFSDEMEYVVVNPYWNVPRSIATKELLPQIKSDPGSFFSKRNYQVLASVKGRTRVVDPYKLDWEKVEPGMVRLRQTPGTRNALGNVKFLFPNQHAVYLHDTPSRSLFNRDYRAFSHGCVRVQNPMDFADVILSRTEKWGAGRLKSMIGGDEKWVSLSHKVPVHIVYFTTWMAENGTLQLRSDIYGHNAKVKKALGL from the coding sequence ATGACAAAGAATCTTTCCATTGCCCTGATCGTGCTTGGTCTCGCAGGCCCTGCCTGCGCATCCGAATCTGCGCTCTCGTCGCCAGCAACACCGCATGCATCCTTTGCCCAGTCCCAAACGCCGGTTTCTCTGATTGGCGAGACGACCGAAGCGGCCATGCACGAAGAAATCGACTCTCTGGCCAGTATGACGCGGATCCTCGACAATCTGCACAGTGTCCGCACCGGCGGCATCGATCAGCAGGCGGATCAGGATGTCTTTGACGCGCTCGCAAGCGCCATCGATACGATCCCGAGCAGCAAGGACTTCCTCGAAAAACGCGACAATGCAGCCCTTGTTGCCTTCTACAAGGAGCGCAATTTCCGCACGGCCTGGTTTGAGAATGGCGAACTGACGCCATCGGCTCGCAAGCTTGCCTTTGCCCTGTCCCGCGCCGATCGTGATGGCCTTGATCCGGCTGACTTTACCACCCCTGCCCTGACTGTTTCGCGCACGCGCGGCTCGAAGCCCGCAGACATTGCCGCATCGGATATCGAGCTGTCCCGCGCCATTACCCGCTACACCCGTCAGGCCTACGCAGGCCGCGTGGACCCACGCATCTTCTCCAAGAAGGTCGTGACGATCAAACCGCATTATCCTGATTCGATCGAAGCCCTTAAAAAGATCACACGCGCCAAAAACCCGCGCGTCGTCATGCGCGGTTACAATCCCGACCATCCCGGATTTGTAGCCTTGCGCAAAGAATACAATCGCCTGCGCCTGACCAAATCCGACACCACCACACCTGACGTGCCTGAGGGGAGAAGCATGAAAGTGGGCATGCGCGATACGCGCGTAGCCCTTCTGCGCAAGAAGCTCGACCTTCCCGTCCCTGCCGAGAATGCGGACCTCTACAGCAAGGCGCTGTCCCAGAAGGTCAAGGACTATCAGGCCGCCAATGGATTGATCGCCGATGGCATCGCTGGCAAGGCCACCCTTGCTGTGCTCAACAAGAACCCGGCTGATCTGATCCCCGACATCATTGCCAACATGGAACGCTGGCGCTGGCTACCGCGCGATCTGGGTAAATTCCATATCATGGTCAACATTCCCAGCTTCCACGTCGAGGTGGTGAACAACGGCAAGAAGATCCACGAAACGCGCGTCGTCGTGGGCAAGTCTCGCCACAAGACACCGATCTTCTCAGACGAGATGGAATATGTGGTGGTCAATCCCTATTGGAACGTGCCGCGCTCCATCGCCACCAAAGAACTTCTGCCGCAGATCAAGTCGGATCCGGGGTCCTTCTTCTCCAAAAGGAACTATCAGGTTCTGGCAAGCGTCAAGGGACGCACGCGTGTGGTCGACCCCTACAAGCTTGACTGGGAAAAGGTCGAGCCGGGCATGGTCCGCCTGCGTCAAACCCCGGGAACCCGCAATGCCCTTGGCAATGTCAAGTTCTTGTTCCCCAACCAGCATGCCGTCTATTTGCACGACACCCCCTCGCGCAGCCTGTTCAATCGCGACTATCGGGCCTTCAGCCATGGCTGCGTCCGGGTCCAGAATCCGATGGACTTCGCCGATGTCATTCTGTCCAGAACCGAAAAATGGGGTGCGGGTCGTCTCAAGTCGATGATTGGTGGCGATGAAAAGTGGGTCAGCCTCAGCCACAAGGTCCCTGTCCATATCGTCTATTTCACGACCTGGATGGCCGAGAATGGAACCTTGCAGCTGCGCTCCGATATTTACGGCCACAATGCCAAGGTTAAAAAGGCCCTCGGCCTTTAG
- a CDS encoding sigma-54 dependent transcriptional regulator, with amino-acid sequence MTETILIVDDDPVQRRLLEAIVEKSGFASVSAENGEHALSILKQHQPGAFDLIILDLVMPNLDGMGVLQALQKTDIKAPVIVQTAHAGIDTAVNAMRAGAFDFVIKPVAPERLQVAMRNALKVNALEEEITRIRSKNEGNYSFKHIISSSEAMARVLNLGQRAAKSHIPILIEGESGVGKELIAKAIQNASDRSSKPFVTVNCGAIPDNLVESILFGHEKGAFTGANEKHTGKFVEANGGTLFLDEVGELPLETQVKLLRALQEGEIDPVGSPKPVKVDFRLISATNKDLIQQVKDGKFREDLYYRLNVFPIRMPPLRDRKDDIPALAHNFLTRFAAEEGRKGLAGIADDAMTLLQSYDWPGNIRQLENTIFRAVVLCDGDRLTVEEFPQIASQLSAFSASVLKARAPFENGTPENEDLTRIASDGAQRHQSTIGSGQPVENIHQFQQHAPLSNVSLNETYAQMTTSVMEPTSPPVQAETEDPWGFLRILDDHGNIRPLAELEAEIIARALKHHDHRMSDVARRLGIGRSTLYRKLKDYGLEQDGTSSADDDAKAC; translated from the coding sequence ATGACCGAAACCATTCTGATTGTAGACGATGATCCGGTACAGCGCCGATTGCTCGAGGCAATTGTCGAGAAGAGCGGCTTCGCTTCGGTGAGCGCGGAAAATGGCGAACATGCCCTTTCGATTCTCAAACAGCATCAGCCCGGCGCCTTTGATCTGATCATTCTCGATCTGGTCATGCCCAATCTCGATGGTATGGGCGTGTTGCAGGCCCTCCAGAAAACCGACATCAAGGCACCGGTCATCGTCCAAACTGCCCATGCAGGCATCGACACCGCCGTAAACGCCATGCGGGCCGGTGCGTTTGATTTTGTCATCAAACCCGTCGCCCCCGAACGGCTTCAGGTGGCCATGCGCAACGCCCTCAAGGTCAATGCCCTTGAAGAGGAAATTACCCGCATTCGGTCCAAGAACGAAGGCAACTACAGCTTCAAGCATATCATCTCGTCAAGTGAGGCCATGGCGCGGGTGCTCAATCTGGGCCAAAGGGCAGCCAAGTCCCACATCCCCATCCTCATTGAAGGGGAGTCAGGGGTCGGCAAGGAGTTGATCGCCAAGGCCATCCAAAACGCATCGGACAGATCATCCAAGCCGTTTGTAACCGTCAACTGCGGTGCGATCCCTGACAATCTCGTCGAAAGCATCCTGTTCGGCCACGAAAAAGGGGCCTTCACCGGAGCCAACGAAAAGCACACCGGCAAGTTCGTCGAGGCCAACGGCGGCACGCTGTTTCTTGACGAGGTCGGCGAGTTGCCGCTGGAAACACAGGTCAAGCTCCTGCGCGCCCTGCAGGAAGGGGAAATCGATCCGGTCGGCTCCCCCAAACCGGTCAAGGTTGATTTCCGCCTTATCTCAGCCACGAACAAGGATCTCATCCAGCAGGTCAAGGATGGCAAGTTCAGGGAAGATCTCTACTATCGCCTCAATGTCTTCCCCATCCGCATGCCCCCTTTACGGGACCGCAAGGATGACATCCCAGCATTGGCACACAATTTTCTCACCCGTTTTGCTGCCGAAGAGGGCCGCAAGGGACTGGCCGGCATCGCCGACGACGCCATGACCCTGTTGCAGAGCTATGACTGGCCGGGCAACATTCGACAGCTGGAAAACACCATTTTCCGCGCCGTCGTCTTGTGCGACGGAGATCGCCTGACTGTCGAGGAGTTCCCGCAGATTGCCAGCCAGCTCAGTGCCTTCAGCGCCTCGGTGCTCAAGGCTCGGGCGCCGTTTGAAAACGGCACCCCGGAAAACGAGGATCTGACACGGATCGCTTCGGACGGTGCCCAAAGACATCAATCAACAATTGGCAGCGGCCAACCGGTGGAAAATATCCACCAGTTTCAACAGCACGCCCCGCTGTCGAACGTCTCGCTCAACGAGACCTACGCCCAGATGACGACGTCGGTCATGGAGCCCACCTCCCCGCCTGTACAAGCAGAAACCGAGGATCCCTGGGGCTTTTTGCGCATTCTCGATGACCATGGCAACATTCGCCCCTTGGCCGAACTGGAAGCCGAAATCATCGCCCGCGCCCTCAAGCATCATGATCATCGCATGTCAGATGTTGCCCGGCGATTGGGCATCGGACGCTCCACACTTTACCGGAAACTCAAGGATTATGGCCTTGAGCAAGACGGAACGTCATCAGCCGATGACGACGCCAAAGCCTGTTGA
- a CDS encoding M3 family oligoendopeptidase, translating to MFTARSLFASPDVSHSFAFATAEASSGASLEGLPEWNLDDLYKGLDDPAIEADFAACKQDAEAFASDYQGTLESMLTEKGGDPLADALKRYEAVQEKMGKLISFAGLMYNGNTTDTARAKFYGDTQDRLTTISTQLLFFELELNRIEDSMLDGAMEGSAALAHYKPWLDDLRKEKPYQLSDELEKLFYEKSVTGAMAWNRLFNETMAGLRFSVEIDGETESLPIERTLNYLTDTDEAKRKAAADALAATFKSNISIFSLISNVLAKDKSISDNWRGFEDVADGRHLANRVEREVVDALVDAVQDAYPRLSHRYYALKAKWFEKDKLDHWDRNAPLPKVPTRSIDWPEAKQIVQDAYAGFAPEMAEISEQFFSKGWIDAAIRDGKSPGAFAHPTVPSVHPYVLLNYMGKPRDVMTLAHELGHGVHQVLAGKQGALMAPTPLTLAETASVFGEMLTFRSLLAKTTSVEERRSMLAGKVEDMLNTVVRQIAFYLFERKLHTARAEGELTSDQICELWMSVQADSLGPSVRLGEGYETYWAYIPHFIHSPFYVYAYAFGDCLVNSLYSVYQNSDESFVQEYFDMLSAGGTKHHSELLAPFGLDAKDPDFWSKGLSVVEGLIDELEALEND from the coding sequence ATGTTTACAGCACGCTCCTTGTTCGCTTCGCCCGATGTTTCTCACTCCTTTGCCTTCGCAACCGCCGAAGCCAGTTCGGGGGCGTCGCTTGAGGGGCTTCCCGAATGGAATCTCGACGATCTTTACAAGGGTCTCGATGATCCGGCGATTGAAGCGGATTTTGCCGCCTGCAAACAGGATGCTGAAGCCTTTGCCTCTGACTATCAGGGCACGCTTGAAAGCATGCTGACCGAGAAGGGCGGTGACCCTCTGGCCGATGCGCTCAAGCGCTATGAGGCCGTGCAGGAGAAGATGGGCAAGCTGATCAGTTTTGCGGGACTGATGTACAACGGCAATACAACAGACACGGCGCGGGCCAAATTCTATGGCGACACGCAAGACCGCCTGACCACGATTTCTACCCAGTTGCTGTTCTTTGAGCTGGAATTGAACCGCATTGAGGATTCTATGCTGGATGGTGCCATGGAAGGCAGTGCGGCGCTCGCTCACTACAAGCCCTGGCTGGATGATCTGCGCAAGGAAAAGCCCTATCAGCTCTCTGATGAGCTGGAAAAACTGTTCTACGAGAAGTCCGTCACCGGCGCGATGGCCTGGAATCGTCTGTTCAACGAGACAATGGCCGGGCTGCGTTTCTCCGTTGAGATTGATGGCGAAACTGAGAGCCTGCCGATCGAGCGGACGCTGAATTACCTCACTGATACCGATGAGGCCAAACGCAAGGCAGCGGCTGATGCGCTTGCTGCCACGTTCAAGTCCAATATTTCGATTTTCTCGCTGATCTCGAACGTCCTTGCCAAGGACAAATCCATCTCTGACAACTGGCGCGGCTTTGAAGACGTTGCGGATGGCCGCCATCTTGCCAACCGCGTTGAGCGAGAAGTCGTGGATGCGCTGGTTGATGCGGTTCAGGATGCCTATCCGCGTCTGTCCCATCGCTACTATGCGCTGAAGGCAAAATGGTTTGAGAAAGACAAGCTGGATCACTGGGATCGCAACGCACCACTGCCCAAGGTGCCGACCCGCAGCATCGACTGGCCGGAGGCCAAACAGATCGTGCAGGATGCCTACGCCGGTTTTGCGCCGGAGATGGCGGAGATTTCCGAACAGTTCTTCTCCAAGGGCTGGATCGATGCGGCCATCCGCGATGGCAAGTCGCCGGGGGCTTTTGCTCATCCGACGGTGCCAAGCGTTCATCCTTATGTGTTGCTCAACTATATGGGCAAGCCGCGCGACGTGATGACCCTTGCCCACGAGCTGGGCCATGGGGTGCATCAGGTGCTGGCTGGCAAGCAGGGTGCCTTGATGGCACCGACCCCGCTGACGCTGGCTGAAACGGCCAGTGTGTTTGGCGAGATGCTCACCTTCCGATCCCTTCTGGCCAAGACGACCTCGGTCGAGGAGCGTCGCTCAATGCTGGCTGGCAAGGTCGAAGATATGCTCAACACGGTGGTTCGGCAGATTGCCTTCTATCTGTTCGAGCGCAAGCTGCACACGGCGCGGGCCGAGGGAGAATTGACATCCGATCAGATCTGCGAGCTCTGGATGAGCGTACAAGCAGATAGTCTCGGGCCATCGGTTCGGTTGGGTGAGGGGTATGAGACCTATTGGGCCTATATCCCGCACTTCATCCATTCGCCCTTCTATGTCTACGCCTACGCATTCGGCGACTGTCTGGTGAACTCTCTTTATTCTGTCTACCAGAACAGTGACGAGAGCTTTGTTCAGGAGTATTTCGACATGCTCAGCGCAGGCGGCACGAAGCATCATTCGGAGCTGCTCGCTCCGTTCGGGCTGGACGCGAAGGATCCGGATTTCTGGTCCAAGGGACTTTCAGTTGTTGAGGGTCTGATCGACGAACTTGAAGCATTGGAAAATGACTGA
- a CDS encoding outer membrane beta-barrel protein: MQLLLTSTMMVGIAFPVLSLGATAAAEAQAPVRPDATRSAQTGPPLFSAAVLPELRGSTDIETPTAIATSGASYSSAGTDYPVVPALPAEPKMAEQGVRRQASELGDYEPDGIRFGSFLLYPSLTFLGTVTDNVDSAEHRTMGQLGTVEAAISIRSDWDRHALELNGRTGFTGYQQPARKPENEQQIDGELLLELSDQTDVTLRGRADRTKEEESSIELITSGKQAAITTNLNGGVQIDHDAGQLQLQFRGGIDLADFEDDPARDYKTYRLGGRVGWKATDQVTPFVDVEVSRKIYDIRPNSEDGDSLRGALGLAVINRDKLSGEVSFGAMQWRPDAKGQKDDNILFADASLRWSPDALWVLTGGLETSLTSTSTAATSVATHAVRLGADYAARRNLTIGFDGRVARNTYRGSNLRDWEYDATLSAEYSLSRYTKLTINAVHEGREGNIPASDYRANKLQLGVTFQR; the protein is encoded by the coding sequence ATGCAGCTTTTGCTCACCTCTACCATGATGGTCGGGATTGCCTTTCCGGTCCTTTCACTCGGTGCGACCGCTGCTGCCGAGGCTCAGGCGCCTGTAAGGCCCGATGCGACTCGCAGTGCACAGACTGGTCCGCCGCTGTTTTCTGCTGCGGTCCTGCCTGAGTTGCGCGGCAGCACCGATATTGAAACCCCCACTGCGATTGCGACGTCCGGAGCGTCCTATTCCAGCGCCGGAACCGACTATCCTGTTGTGCCAGCCTTGCCTGCCGAGCCGAAGATGGCTGAGCAGGGCGTCAGGAGGCAAGCGTCTGAATTGGGCGATTATGAACCCGATGGCATTCGCTTTGGATCTTTCCTGCTGTATCCATCGCTCACTTTTCTTGGCACCGTGACGGATAACGTGGACAGCGCCGAGCATCGGACCATGGGGCAGTTGGGCACGGTGGAAGCTGCAATTTCTATCCGCTCCGACTGGGATCGCCATGCGCTTGAGCTTAATGGGCGCACTGGGTTCACGGGATATCAGCAACCGGCGCGAAAGCCGGAAAACGAGCAGCAGATCGATGGCGAATTGTTGCTCGAGCTGAGTGACCAGACCGACGTGACCCTTAGAGGCCGCGCTGATCGGACGAAAGAGGAAGAAAGCAGCATCGAGCTGATCACTTCCGGCAAGCAGGCGGCTATCACGACAAACCTTAACGGTGGTGTTCAGATCGATCATGACGCCGGTCAGCTGCAATTGCAGTTCCGGGGTGGCATCGATCTAGCTGATTTTGAGGATGATCCGGCCCGTGACTACAAGACCTATCGGCTCGGTGGTCGTGTGGGTTGGAAGGCGACCGATCAAGTGACGCCGTTTGTCGATGTGGAAGTCAGCCGCAAGATTTATGATATCCGTCCTAACAGCGAAGATGGCGACAGTCTGCGCGGGGCGCTCGGGTTGGCTGTCATCAATCGGGACAAGCTATCGGGCGAGGTTTCCTTCGGTGCCATGCAATGGCGTCCCGATGCAAAGGGGCAGAAAGACGATAACATTCTGTTCGCCGATGCCAGCCTGAGATGGTCGCCTGATGCGCTCTGGGTGCTCACTGGTGGTCTCGAGACCAGTCTGACGTCCACGTCCACCGCGGCAACTTCCGTTGCGACCCATGCGGTGCGACTTGGCGCTGACTACGCCGCGCGGCGCAATCTTACAATCGGATTTGACGGCAGAGTGGCCCGCAACACCTATCGCGGCTCGAACCTCAGAGATTGGGAGTATGATGCGACGCTCAGCGCGGAATATTCGCTAAGCCGCTATACCAAGCTGACGATCAATGCCGTGCATGAAGGTAGAGAAGGCAATATCCCCGCTTCCGACTATCGCGCCAACAAGCTGCAGCTCGGCGTGACATTCCAACGATAA